The following proteins are encoded in a genomic region of Desulfobulbaceae bacterium:
- a CDS encoding HAMP domain-containing protein, whose amino-acid sequence MPFTWQMIFSRVFICSSKDKALQHPTRNTPPLIRADFHLLQRYPTSAEPINIIRTTYPTNTTAQTLTANVKLRNKFILGFLPLLILIAIFCTIGIRAFFSINQLISGLQDKIAPNAQSMLELKKVLTSLDGEIMAKRIDRLSTEENINKLRMLVKQHLAQAEHSNTPVQKKAYDIRDRAIKVMGHARYLLNLTEYGWKDTEEMNKVHSKIHQEQIALNTILDEHLALHLQELATTKQIITNKYRQIKAIFWSSIISGMLIALYMTLYMAKTVLTPISVLREGAKHIGNGNLDHDLSVTTGDEFEELAGEFKSMARKLADSCNELDRKILARTHELSQAISYLKKEVGERIKAEEEQHKAETQVHLLTQELLKIQEIERKRISLDLHDNVAQELSALKVMSETLFADPSTDQVQLQDKAAEWTEVLKHSIRTVRELSYNLWPSSLEQMGIKTALAEFCRDFSKNNKIPVEFTAAGMEKISIGLNYDIAINLYRLVQEALNNIKNHASTSEVQVKLVASGPNIVLQIEDNGQGFDLDKIREKALNEKRFGLLGMQERVNLLAGSFKISSRPGAGTRLFIEIPWNTGEKHEEKNHNH is encoded by the coding sequence TTGCCTTTTACTTGGCAGATGATCTTTTCTCGAGTATTTATATGTTCTTCCAAGGATAAAGCTCTGCAACACCCAACCAGAAATACTCCTCCCCTTATCAGAGCAGACTTTCACCTTTTACAACGTTACCCAACGTCAGCTGAACCAATAAACATCATACGAACAACGTATCCAACCAACACCACCGCACAAACTCTGACGGCCAACGTGAAACTAAGAAACAAATTCATTCTCGGATTCTTACCACTTCTCATCCTCATCGCAATTTTCTGTACAATTGGCATTCGAGCATTTTTCTCCATCAATCAGCTCATTTCAGGCCTGCAAGACAAAATAGCGCCCAACGCCCAAAGCATGCTTGAGCTCAAGAAAGTCCTCACCTCCCTGGACGGCGAGATCATGGCCAAAAGGATCGACCGTTTGAGCACCGAGGAAAATATAAATAAACTCAGAATGTTAGTTAAGCAACACCTGGCCCAAGCCGAACACAGCAATACCCCGGTTCAAAAAAAAGCGTATGACATCCGGGATCGAGCCATCAAGGTCATGGGACATGCCCGCTACCTTCTAAACCTTACGGAATATGGATGGAAGGACACGGAAGAGATGAATAAAGTCCACTCCAAAATTCATCAGGAACAAATCGCTCTCAACACGATACTCGACGAACACCTCGCTCTCCACCTCCAGGAACTGGCCACGACCAAACAGATCATTACCAATAAATATCGCCAGATCAAGGCCATTTTCTGGAGTTCTATCATCTCCGGCATGCTCATCGCTCTGTACATGACACTATACATGGCCAAAACCGTTCTCACCCCAATCTCGGTACTCCGTGAAGGTGCCAAGCACATAGGCAATGGCAATCTTGACCACGACCTCTCCGTAACCACCGGCGACGAATTTGAAGAACTGGCAGGGGAGTTCAAATCAATGGCCAGAAAATTGGCAGACTCATGCAATGAACTCGATCGCAAAATCCTAGCCAGGACACACGAACTCTCTCAAGCAATTAGCTATCTAAAAAAAGAGGTTGGAGAACGGATAAAAGCGGAAGAGGAGCAGCATAAAGCCGAAACCCAGGTCCACCTCCTAACCCAAGAGTTACTCAAAATACAAGAGATTGAACGGAAAAGAATCTCACTCGACCTGCATGACAATGTCGCTCAAGAACTCTCCGCATTAAAGGTAATGAGTGAAACCCTGTTTGCGGATCCCTCCACGGACCAGGTCCAACTGCAGGACAAAGCCGCAGAATGGACCGAAGTCCTGAAACACTCAATCAGAACCGTGAGAGAGCTTTCCTATAATCTTTGGCCTTCCAGTCTCGAGCAAATGGGCATAAAAACTGCCCTTGCAGAATTTTGCCGGGACTTCTCAAAAAACAATAAAATCCCTGTTGAATTCACCGCTGCGGGGATGGAAAAAATCTCGATTGGCCTCAACTACGACATCGCAATCAACCTCTACCGCTTGGTACAGGAGGCGCTCAATAACATCAAAAATCACGCTTCAACCAGCGAAGTCCAGGTGAAGCTGGTGGCATCAGGACCCAATATAGTTTTACAAATCGAAGACAACGGCCAGGGCTTTGACCTCGACAAAATTCGGGAAAAAGCCTTAAACGAAAAACGTTTCGGATTGCTCGGAATGCAAGAACGGGTGAACCTTCTGGCTGGATCGTTTAAAATATCATCGCGACCTGGAGCAGGCACCAGACTCTTTATTGAAATCCCCTGGAACACTGGAGAAAAACATGAAGAAAAAAATCATAATCATTGA
- the xseA gene encoding exodeoxyribonuclease VII large subunit — MVTSLLSKVQSVTEITRSIKGLLETSFSFAAVCGEVSNLKQPYSGHLYFTLKDQGAQLRAVMFKTQRRYLSEAFADGARIICRGRLSVYEPRGEYQLIVDSVEGAGLGDRLAAYEQLKEKLFREGLFDSERKRKLPLLPEGIALITSPRGAAVHDFLTIAARRFPSVPIEIVPVAVQGEGAVAEIIAAIRLTCQRARAGVIVICRGGGSVEDLSPFNCEELARTVGQASIPVVSAIGHEIDFTILDFVADCRAPTPTAAAEMVLPDRGQLCTTVRQYTARQRAVVVGSMAQLRHRLTLQTRLLGDPTRVVETFRMRIDFLVSRMRRGVDSQLKQGVQRVEKMRGVVVRYDPNLLVARHETAVAILRQRLLDLEQRFLERRRARLEQCTAILRSVSPQAVLERGYAIAQMLPGGDIVKSVGTVSCGDRLSLKLCDGSVVCRVDEDLVP, encoded by the coding sequence ATGGTGACGTCACTTTTGTCAAAGGTACAGTCCGTTACCGAGATTACCCGTTCAATTAAGGGGCTTTTGGAGACCAGTTTTTCTTTTGCCGCCGTATGTGGGGAAGTTTCAAACTTGAAGCAACCTTATTCCGGGCATCTATATTTTACCCTCAAGGATCAAGGCGCTCAGCTTAGAGCTGTGATGTTCAAGACTCAGCGGCGATATCTTTCTGAGGCCTTTGCTGATGGCGCTCGGATTATCTGCCGGGGGAGGCTCTCTGTTTACGAACCCAGGGGTGAGTATCAGCTGATTGTTGACTCGGTAGAGGGCGCTGGACTGGGGGATAGGCTTGCCGCCTACGAACAACTTAAGGAGAAACTGTTTAGGGAGGGGCTGTTCGACTCGGAGCGAAAAAGGAAACTCCCACTACTGCCAGAGGGGATCGCACTGATAACTTCGCCTCGCGGGGCTGCGGTCCATGATTTTCTGACAATAGCGGCCCGTAGGTTTCCCTCAGTGCCGATTGAAATTGTGCCGGTTGCTGTTCAGGGAGAGGGCGCTGTCGCAGAAATTATTGCTGCCATCAGGCTCACGTGCCAGAGAGCACGGGCTGGGGTGATCGTTATCTGCCGTGGTGGCGGTTCGGTTGAGGATCTTTCTCCATTCAATTGCGAGGAACTTGCCCGCACTGTTGGTCAAGCGAGCATTCCTGTAGTCTCTGCAATCGGCCATGAAATCGATTTTACTATTCTTGATTTTGTGGCTGATTGTAGAGCGCCTACCCCAACAGCTGCTGCAGAAATGGTGTTGCCTGACCGGGGACAACTGTGTACGACAGTTCGACAGTATACCGCCCGGCAACGTGCTGTTGTTGTCGGTTCGATGGCTCAGCTACGTCATCGGCTTACGCTGCAGACTCGGCTTTTGGGAGATCCGACACGGGTTGTTGAGACATTCAGGATGAGGATTGATTTTCTTGTGTCCCGAATGCGGAGAGGGGTTGACAGTCAGCTGAAGCAAGGGGTACAGCGGGTGGAAAAGATGCGGGGTGTTGTGGTTCGGTATGATCCTAATCTCCTGGTCGCTCGACATGAGACGGCGGTGGCAATTCTGCGGCAGCGTCTTTTGGACCTGGAACAACGGTTTCTGGAGCGAAGGAGGGCGCGACTTGAGCAATGTACCGCTATTTTAAGGTCGGTCAGTCCCCAAGCTGTGCTGGAGCGAGGGTATGCCATTGCCCAGATGCTCCCTGGTGGGGATATTGTGAAATCAGTTGGCACTGTCAGTTGTGGTGATCGGTTGTCGCTGAAATTGTGCGATGGGTCGGTGGTGTGTCGTGTCGATGAGGATCTGGTGCCATAA
- a CDS encoding PilZ domain-containing protein yields the protein MTLYKMTHTEPPPSLKPTMTERRRHQRFKAPEKTLAITPNIIGQIIDISAGGCELKYIDNNGHLPTEGVMDILANDAGFYLEEVPIAMAWQDQPENSALSTIMIRKVGLSFASLTPAQKERIDFFIKNHTLGIA from the coding sequence ATGACACTATATAAAATGACACACACCGAGCCTCCGCCCAGCCTAAAGCCCACAATGACAGAACGGAGACGGCACCAGCGTTTCAAAGCTCCGGAAAAAACACTCGCTATAACACCAAACATCATCGGTCAGATTATTGACATCAGTGCTGGAGGCTGTGAATTAAAGTACATTGACAACAACGGCCATTTACCCACGGAAGGAGTCATGGACATCCTAGCAAACGATGCCGGATTCTATTTGGAGGAAGTGCCAATTGCCATGGCATGGCAAGACCAGCCTGAAAATTCAGCCCTGAGCACCATTATGATCAGAAAAGTCGGATTGAGCTTTGCCAGCCTGACCCCCGCGCAAAAGGAACGAATTGACTTTTTTATCAAGAACCATACCCTAGGCATTGCCTGA
- the larE gene encoding ATP-dependent sacrificial sulfur transferase LarE, with protein MNIPPEIEQKFQRLKETLSHYSRVAIAFSGGVDSSLLLKVAHDTLGDNTLALFADSAVQPIEERQSALDTAKAIGAPIQVIAFDPLAIPEFANNESRRCYYCKKYIFSVFTNLARQQNFSIMIDGTNLDDLSTDRPGMQAVIELKVQSPLAEAGLTKREIRILSRALDLPTWNKPSASCLATRITTDTPITLERLSLIEQAERYLHELDYHGCRVRFNGIAFTIELASGDIFTITHKNQLAQIRDFLFSLGAKKVFLDLSERESILS; from the coding sequence ATGAACATTCCCCCTGAGATCGAACAAAAATTCCAGCGATTGAAAGAGACTCTATCCCACTACAGCCGTGTCGCCATCGCCTTTTCAGGTGGAGTGGACAGCTCCCTGCTGCTCAAAGTCGCCCATGACACCTTAGGCGACAATACGTTGGCACTCTTCGCCGACTCAGCCGTCCAACCAATCGAGGAACGACAGAGCGCCCTCGACACGGCCAAGGCTATCGGTGCCCCTATTCAAGTTATTGCATTTGACCCACTTGCCATTCCAGAGTTCGCCAACAACGAATCAAGACGTTGTTATTATTGTAAAAAATATATTTTTTCCGTATTCACCAACTTAGCCCGTCAACAAAATTTCTCCATAATGATCGACGGCACCAATCTTGATGACTTAAGCACAGACCGCCCAGGGATGCAGGCAGTAATTGAGCTTAAAGTGCAGAGTCCTCTCGCCGAAGCTGGTCTAACCAAACGAGAAATCAGGATCTTAAGCAGAGCCCTTGACCTTCCGACATGGAACAAACCCTCAGCCTCATGCCTGGCAACACGGATTACAACCGACACACCAATAACCCTTGAGCGACTATCCCTCATTGAGCAAGCTGAGCGGTATCTCCATGAGTTAGACTACCATGGCTGCCGCGTCCGATTCAACGGGATAGCTTTTACCATCGAGCTGGCGTCAGGAGATATCTTCACGATAACACATAAGAATCAATTAGCTCAAATTCGAGATTTCCTCTTCTCACTAGGGGCAAAAAAAGTTTTTCTTGACCTTTCAGAGAGAGAGAGTATTTTGTCGTGA
- a CDS encoding L,D-transpeptidase family protein: MPLTLKLLLLFCVTFVTFLLPVFASANPDPSALEKLCLLPAMNSSITQLQELATHGGWPQVPGGPTLREGATDKRISILKKRLIASSDITPPARQDEYFDRTIREAVQKFQRRHGLKVDGLVGASTLKELNVPLDERIRQLSANLQRCQTLPQILERRHILINIADFSLKLFEDKKLMLTMPVIVGKTSRQTPVFNGSLSVLVVNPSWKVPHIIATEDLLPKIKKDLGYLDRMQFRVFKDWTSTEAINHTTIDWANLSPERLAYRFIQDPGPSNVLGRIKFLLPNPHDVYLHDTPARELFQKDSRTFSSGCIRLEAPLELALYLLKGTSLDSLDSLNTVISSKKTRRIMIPSPIPVHVVYMTAWVDHEGTIQFRPDVYNLNPPL; this comes from the coding sequence ATGCCCCTTACTCTCAAACTCCTTCTCTTATTCTGCGTTACGTTTGTCACTTTCCTGCTGCCAGTTTTTGCGTCGGCAAATCCTGACCCTTCGGCATTGGAAAAACTTTGCTTACTGCCCGCAATGAACTCATCTATTACCCAATTACAGGAACTTGCCACACACGGTGGCTGGCCACAGGTTCCTGGCGGCCCGACGCTGCGCGAAGGTGCTACCGATAAACGAATCTCCATTCTGAAAAAACGCCTTATCGCAAGCTCAGATATAACTCCGCCAGCACGTCAGGATGAGTATTTTGACAGAACCATCAGGGAAGCTGTACAGAAATTCCAGCGTCGCCATGGGCTGAAAGTCGATGGTCTCGTCGGAGCCAGCACCTTAAAAGAACTCAATGTACCCCTCGACGAACGCATCCGACAACTCTCAGCAAATCTTCAACGGTGTCAGACACTACCGCAAATTTTGGAGCGTCGGCATATCCTCATAAACATTGCCGACTTTTCACTTAAGCTGTTCGAGGACAAAAAACTCATGCTCACTATGCCTGTGATTGTCGGAAAGACATCCCGGCAAACCCCGGTGTTCAATGGAAGCCTCTCGGTCCTGGTTGTCAACCCGAGCTGGAAGGTGCCGCACATCATTGCAACAGAAGACCTTCTCCCAAAGATAAAAAAAGACCTAGGGTACCTGGATCGGATGCAATTCCGGGTATTCAAAGACTGGACCTCCACCGAAGCGATCAACCACACCACTATCGACTGGGCAAACCTCTCTCCTGAGCGATTGGCTTACCGATTCATCCAAGATCCCGGCCCAAGCAATGTCCTCGGGCGCATAAAGTTCCTCCTTCCCAACCCCCATGATGTCTACCTCCACGACACACCAGCCCGTGAGTTGTTCCAAAAAGACTCCCGAACCTTCAGCTCCGGTTGTATCCGACTCGAAGCCCCCCTGGAGCTGGCCCTTTACCTCTTGAAGGGTACATCTTTGGACTCCCTTGATTCCCTGAATACGGTGATTTCCAGCAAAAAGACTCGGCGGATCATGATCCCATCACCCATCCCTGTCCATGTAGTCTACATGACCGCCTGGGTCGATCATGAAGGCACCATCCAATTCCGACCAGACGTCTATAATCTGAATCCGCCCTTGTAA
- a CDS encoding DUF882 domain-containing protein, whose product MILRAIDIRIPDKDLSILHRAALSLHLGGVGYYPREDFIHIDSGSIRAW is encoded by the coding sequence ATGATCTTACGTGCCATCGACATACGCATCCCAGACAAGGACCTCTCCATCCTCCATCGCGCAGCACTCTCACTCCACCTTGGCGGCGTAGGCTATTATCCAAGAGAAGATTTCATCCATATTGACTCGGGATCAATCCGCGCCTGGTAG
- a CDS encoding type II toxin-antitoxin system ParD family antitoxin: MQKNTSVTLGVHYEKFISQQIGQGRYGSTSEAIRAGLRLLEERETKLSLLRRALLEGEESGTADYSLKGLINELDGEGLN; the protein is encoded by the coding sequence ATGCAAAAAAATACCAGCGTTACGCTTGGCGTTCATTACGAAAAGTTCATTTCTCAGCAGATTGGCCAAGGCCGTTATGGTTCTACCAGCGAGGCTATCCGAGCTGGTTTGCGCCTTTTGGAGGAACGTGAGACTAAACTATCATTGCTGCGTCGAGCCCTTTTGGAAGGAGAAGAAAGCGGCACGGCTGATTATTCCCTCAAGGGGTTAATTAATGAACTTGATGGTGAAGGTCTTAATTGA
- a CDS encoding virulence RhuM family protein, which yields MKKNKQLQKSGKKETSIVRSSAAEYLTFVAATGSGETSVEMRYEDENIWLPQKMMATLYDVTVPAVNQHLKRIYSDNELTHEATIKKCLIVQTEGNRQVKREVDHYSLQAIIAVGFKIENERAIQFRKWANQIVKDFTIQGWTMDVERLKHGGSVLTNDFFERQLEKIREIRLSERKFYQKITDIYATALDYDPSATATKRFFAAVQNKMHYAIHGNTASEILVDRADHKKENMGLTSWDGAPSGKIHKYDVSIAKNYLSEFELGQMQRIVSAYLDMAEMQAMRKVPMTMADWEERLAGFLKLWDREILQDAGKVTAELAKAHAESEFEKYRIVQDRLFESDFDRLLKQIEHTDDD from the coding sequence ATGAAGAAGAACAAGCAACTTCAGAAGTCCGGGAAAAAAGAGACCTCTATCGTTCGGTCCTCAGCAGCTGAATATCTGACTTTTGTTGCGGCAACCGGCAGCGGCGAAACCAGCGTGGAAATGCGGTATGAAGACGAAAATATCTGGTTGCCGCAGAAGATGATGGCAACACTTTATGATGTTACGGTTCCGGCTGTAAATCAGCATCTTAAGCGCATTTACTCTGATAACGAGTTGACCCATGAGGCAACTATTAAGAAATGCTTAATAGTTCAAACCGAGGGTAACAGGCAGGTGAAACGAGAGGTAGATCACTACAGTTTACAGGCCATAATCGCTGTGGGCTTCAAGATTGAAAACGAGCGTGCCATCCAGTTCCGCAAGTGGGCAAACCAGATTGTGAAGGACTTCACCATTCAGGGGTGGACCATGGATGTGGAACGTCTGAAACATGGCGGTAGTGTTCTAACGAACGATTTCTTTGAGCGGCAGTTGGAGAAGATCCGCGAGATCCGGCTTTCTGAACGTAAGTTCTACCAAAAGATTACGGATATTTATGCCACCGCATTGGACTACGACCCATCCGCCACAGCCACCAAGCGGTTCTTTGCGGCTGTCCAGAATAAGATGCATTATGCCATCCATGGCAATACTGCATCAGAGATCCTTGTGGATCGCGCTGATCACAAGAAAGAAAACATGGGGCTGACCAGTTGGGATGGTGCTCCCAGTGGGAAAATCCATAAATATGATGTTTCTATTGCCAAGAATTACCTGTCGGAATTCGAACTTGGGCAGATGCAGCGAATCGTGTCGGCCTATCTGGATATGGCGGAAATGCAGGCCATGCGCAAAGTCCCTATGACCATGGCTGACTGGGAAGAACGTTTGGCTGGGTTCCTGAAACTCTGGGATAGGGAAATTTTACAAGACGCTGGAAAGGTGACCGCAGAGCTGGCCAAGGCTCATGCCGAAAGTGAATTTGAAAAATACCGCATTGTTCAGGATCGACTCTTTGAAAGTGACTTCGACCGGCTGCTCAAACAGATTGAACACACGGATGATGACTGA
- a CDS encoding M48 family metallopeptidase — protein MEALIHNNKHSVVYGRKTIDFSLLYCDRKTMEIAVHPDSTVLIKAPVQSDITVIEKKIIKRARWILRQLNYFKQFNPKTPDRCYVNGETHLYLGKQYRLKLAEGTENSVKLSRGFFHITCRSEPTPNAAKKLLNQWYSEKAQLQFAVSMERCWQKFNGLGIGQPKLSIKRMQKRWGSLSDKGTVTLNTDLIRAPKECIDYVVMHELCHLKYHDHSPEFYKLLDSVIPGWEKIKHKLELSMV, from the coding sequence ATGGAGGCATTAATTCATAACAACAAACACTCGGTTGTTTACGGCCGGAAGACCATCGATTTCAGTCTGTTGTACTGTGACAGAAAAACGATGGAAATTGCTGTGCATCCTGACAGTACGGTTCTTATCAAGGCACCCGTGCAGTCCGATATCACAGTGATAGAGAAGAAAATAATAAAGCGGGCTCGTTGGATTCTCAGGCAGCTGAATTATTTCAAGCAGTTTAATCCAAAGACGCCTGATCGTTGCTACGTGAACGGTGAGACCCACCTGTATCTTGGAAAGCAATACCGATTGAAATTAGCTGAAGGCACGGAAAACTCAGTGAAATTGTCTCGCGGCTTTTTTCATATCACTTGCCGGAGTGAGCCGACTCCAAATGCTGCCAAGAAACTTTTAAACCAATGGTATTCGGAAAAGGCACAGCTTCAATTTGCGGTGAGTATGGAGCGCTGCTGGCAAAAATTCAATGGTCTGGGCATCGGCCAGCCTAAACTATCCATTAAGCGAATGCAAAAGAGATGGGGCAGCCTTTCAGATAAGGGCACGGTAACCCTTAATACAGACCTGATCAGAGCGCCTAAAGAGTGCATTGACTATGTTGTTATGCATGAGCTGTGTCACCTGAAATATCATGATCATAGCCCAGAATTTTATAAGCTCCTCGACTCTGTCATCCCGGGCTGGGAGAAGATAAAACACAAACTCGAACTCAGTATGGTTTAA